CGAACCGCTCGCCGGGCGAGAAGAGCTCGCCGCCGGGCTTGGTGAAATACCGCGCCGTCGATTCGAACGCCGCGAAGTCGTCGCAGTAGCGATTGAAGAGGATGGCGTTGCGGCCGGAGAGGTACTGGCCCTCCGCGAGGCTGATGGCCGGCGCCATCACGTCCGCGAGCGGGAGCTTGCCCTCGGCAGCGTGGGCCGCCAGCAGCCCCGCGACCGTCCCTGGCACGCCGACGGCGCGGTGCCCGCGCTGCGACGAGTTGCCCTCGACGTACATCTCACGCCACGCCCGCTGCGGGGCCGTCTCGCGGAAGTCCCACGACGTCGCGCTCCCGTCGGCCCGGCGGATCACCATGAACCCGCCGCCGCCGAGGTTGCCCGCGTCGGGGCTCACGACGGACAGGGCGAACCCGATGGCGACGGCCGCGTCGACGGCGTTCCCTCCCTGGCGGAGCACGCGGAGGCCGGCCCGGCTGGCCTCGGGGTGCCCCGTCGAAACCATCGCCGAGGCGGACCGGGCGGGCTCCACCGAGTCCGCGACGGCCACCGGCGGCGCGACAGACGGGCCCTCCGCGGCGGGTGACGGAGCGGTCGGGCAGACGGCTCCGAGGAGCGCGGCGAGGACGGGAAGGACGACGGCGCGGGCGAGGGACATTCGCGGAGCGAGTCGAAGACCGGGTTCGGGTGGACAACCCCTCAGATGGCGTGAAGTTGTCACTCCCCTAGACATTTCGGGCACAACAGGTTGCACTCCGCGCTTCATGCTCGCTACATTCGAGGGAGGTCAAGTTCCCGCTGTGGATAACTTTCTAGAGTGGGGACCTGCCCGGGACGCCCTCTCCCATCCACCACCACCCCCGAACGGATGAACCGCCTCATCCCCACCATGACCGCAGCGGCCGCCCTTGTCGGCCTCGGTGTGCTTCTGGTCTTTCAGTTCTAGTCGGCTCTGCCGTCTGGCTTGCGAGCGCCGCCCGGGACCTCCCCGGCGGCGCTCGCTCGCGTTTGGGGGCAAGGGGGCAAGATGCAAGGTTGGTGGTGGTGAGGAAGTCCAGAGCTGGAAGTGCGACGTTTGGTGCCGCCGTCAGCACCCTCACGCTGTCATCCCGAGCAGCGCGAAGGATCGCGGTGGACGCGGCCGGACCGCCCAAGTCAACCGAGGCGACAGTGGGCACGAGACCTTTCCCCCCGCCGCTGCGCGGCTTCATTCGAGAGGACACTGGTGGAGGCAGCGCCGAGCCCGCAGCGGCCCCGCCCGTAGCGGTGCCGAGGTGGAGGGGCTCGATCGGATGGGAGCTCCGTCATGGCGGACGCCGGGCCGGAACCCGCCTGCCTGCACCCCTCCCCCCGCGCTAGCTTCTGGCGTCCCCCCTCTCCGCCATGAGCCCGCTCGACTGGGTCATCGTCGTCCTCGTCCTGGGCCTCACGCTGGGGCTCGCCGCCCGGTTCGCCCGGCGCGCCTCGCGCTCGACCGACGAGTTCTTCGCCTCCGGCCGGTCGATGCCGTGGTGGCTGGCCGGCACGAGCATGGTCGCGACGACGTTCGCCGCCGACACGCCGCTCGCCGTCGCCGAGCTTGTGGCCCAGTCCGGCGTGGCCGGCAACTGGCTGTGGTGGTACGCGGCCCTCGGCGGGATGCTGACCGTGTTCTTCTTCGCCCGGCTGTGGCAGCGGAGCGGCGTCCTCACCGACGTCGAGTTCGTCGAGCTCCGGTACGCCGGTCCGCCGGCCGCGTGGCTCCGCGGGGTGAAGGCCGTCTACTTCGGGCTGTTCGCGAACGCCATCGTCATCGGGTGGGTCGTGCTCGCCATGTCGACCGTCTTCCGGGTCCTCTTCCCCGGCATGACCGTGTTCGGCCAGAGCGAGATTGCCGGCCTCGACGCGCCGACGGTGGCGGTCGGCGGGCTGATGCTGCTCGTCGGCGTGTACTCGCTGCTGTCGGGGCTGTGGGGGATCGCCGTGACCGACGCGTTCCAGTTCACGCTCGCCATGGTCGGGTCGATCGCGCTCGCGTGGTACGCCCTCGACCTCCCCGAGGTGGGCGGGGTCGCCGGGCTCCGGGCCGCGCTCCCGGCCGACGCGTTCCGCTTCACGCCCCGCCTCGGCAACCCGGTCGAGGGGGCTGCGACGCTCGCCCTCAGCGGCGTCGCGTTCGCGGCCTACATGGGCGTCCAGTGGTGGGCCAGTTGGTACCCCGGCGCCGAGCCCGGCGGCGGCGGCTACGTCGCCCAGCGGATGCTGGCCGCCCGGAGCGAGACCGACTCCGTCCTCGCCGTCCTCTGGTTCGCCATCGCCCACTACTGCCTCCGGCCGTGGCCGTGGATCCTCGTCGGGCTGGTCGCGCTCGTGCTCTACCCCGGCCTCGAGAACCCCGGCGAGGGCTACGTCATGGTCATGCGTGATGCGCTCCCGTCGGGCCTGCTCGGTCTGCTCTTCGCCGCGTTCCTAGCCGCGTTCATGTCGACGATCTCGACGCAGCTCAACTGGGGCACGAGCTACCTCGTGAACGATCTGTACCGGCGGTTCATGGCGCGGGGGAAGAGCGAGCGCCACTACGTCGCGGTCTCCCGCGTCCTCACCTTCCTCCTCGCGATCGGCGGGTTCGGGATCGCGACGCAGCTCGACTCGGTGTCCGGCGCGTGGGGACTCCTGCTGAGCGCCTCGGCCGGGATCGGGCTCGTGCTCATCCTCCGCTGGTACTGGTGGCGCGTCAACGCGTGGAGCGAGCTGACGGCGACGGTCGTCCCGCTGCTCCTCGTGGCGCTCCAGCTCGTCGGGCTCGACGTCCCGTTCCTGACCGACCCGTTCCCGACGAACCTGTTCGGGATCGCGGCGATCACGACGGTCGCGTGGCTGATCGTCACGTTCTTCACGCGGCCGACGCCCGAGCCGACGCTCGACGCGTTCTACCAGCGCGTCCGGCCCGGCGGACCCGGCTGGCGACCCGTCGCTGCGCGGAACCCCGGGGTCGAGGTCGACACGGGACTGGGCCAGCTCGCGCTCCAGTGGCTGCTGGGGAGCGCCGCCGTCTACGCCGCCCTGTTCGGCGTCGGGTGGATCGTCCTCGGCGAGACGCTCCAGGGAGTCGTCACGCTCGGCGCCGCGATCGCCGCGATCGCGTTCCTCGTCCGATCGCTGCGGGCGGCCGGCACGCCCGCGCTCGTCAGCGCAGGATGACGACGCGGCCGACGACCGCCTCCGCCTCGGTGCGCGCGCGGACGACGTAGAGGCCGGGCGCGGCCGTCGACGCGTCCCAGCGGAGGTCGGGGTAGCCGACGGCCAGCGGCGCCCGGTCGGCCAGGACCGCGACGACGCGGCCCCGTACGTCGAGGACCTCGACCGTCACCTCGAGGTCGTCGGGGAGTTGGAGCGGGACGGTGACGAGCCCACGGCTCGGATTCGGGTAGATCGGCCCGATCGCGAGAGCCTCCGGTCGAAGGAGCACGTCGAACGTGAGCGCCAGCGAGACCTCAGGCCGGAACGGGTCGTTCGTCTCGATGACGATGGGCTGCTGGTAGGTCGTCGGCGTGAGGGCACCGGGCTCGAAGGAGAGCACGATCTCGGCCGTCGTGCCGGCCAGGATCGCCCCCGACGACGGCTCCGCCGAGGCGACCCAGCTCGGCAACCCGGTCAGCTCGAACAGGAGCGTGCCGCCGCCCTCGTTCGAGAGCGTTACGGTCCGCTCGACCG
This sequence is a window from Rubrivirga marina. Protein-coding genes within it:
- a CDS encoding sodium:solute symporter family protein, encoding MSPLDWVIVVLVLGLTLGLAARFARRASRSTDEFFASGRSMPWWLAGTSMVATTFAADTPLAVAELVAQSGVAGNWLWWYAALGGMLTVFFFARLWQRSGVLTDVEFVELRYAGPPAAWLRGVKAVYFGLFANAIVIGWVVLAMSTVFRVLFPGMTVFGQSEIAGLDAPTVAVGGLMLLVGVYSLLSGLWGIAVTDAFQFTLAMVGSIALAWYALDLPEVGGVAGLRAALPADAFRFTPRLGNPVEGAATLALSGVAFAAYMGVQWWASWYPGAEPGGGGYVAQRMLAARSETDSVLAVLWFAIAHYCLRPWPWILVGLVALVLYPGLENPGEGYVMVMRDALPSGLLGLLFAAFLAAFMSTISTQLNWGTSYLVNDLYRRFMARGKSERHYVAVSRVLTFLLAIGGFGIATQLDSVSGAWGLLLSASAGIGLVLILRWYWWRVNAWSELTATVVPLLLVALQLVGLDVPFLTDPFPTNLFGIAAITTVAWLIVTFFTRPTPEPTLDAFYQRVRPGGPGWRPVAARNPGVEVDTGLGQLALQWLLGSAAVYAALFGVGWIVLGETLQGVVTLGAAIAAIAFLVRSLRAAGTPALVSAG